Proteins encoded within one genomic window of Rhododendron vialii isolate Sample 1 chromosome 1a, ASM3025357v1:
- the LOC131302066 gene encoding uncharacterized protein LOC131302066 isoform X2 gives MDDATANSTIDRYAKFKKGSWFNQFWYGSNPWMARYVYGLMFLVATLLAWAVRDYGHTALKEMERLKECEGGKECLGTEGVLRVSLGCFIFYSIMFLSTVGTSKLNVVRELWHSGWWSAKILLMIGLTVVPFFVPSTVIRLYGDVAHFGAGVFLVIQLISIISFIKWLDDCCQSDKNEDKCRIHGMLLATTAYVVCIMGIILMYIWYAPAPSCFLNIFLITFTLAILQFMTSISLHPKVNAGLLTPGFMGLYVVFLCWCAIRSEPPDSKCIKKVEAATKSDWLSIISFVIAVLAIVIATFSTGIDSQCFQEPCILQCCSLVGTVIIPRKSGQLMSVGPALGSEY, from the exons ATGGATGATGCCACAGCAAACAGCACCATTGACCGGTATGCCAAGTTCAAGAAGGGCTCTTGGTTCAATCAGTTCTGGTATGGCTCCAACCCATGGATGGCTAGATATGTCTACGGCTTAATGTTTCTTGTTGCAACTTTGCTTGCGTGGGCTGTTCGTGATTATGGCCATACAGcattgaaggaaatggaaa GACTCAAGGAATGCGAAGGTGGCAAAGAATGTTTGGGTACAGAAGGCGTTTTGCGTGTGAGCTTAGGATGTTTT ATTTTCTATTCCATAATGTTTCTCTCTACGGTTGGTACCTCAAAATTGAATGTAGTTAGAGAGTTATGGCATTCCGGATGGTGGTCTGCCAAGATTCTCCTGATGATTGGACTTACAGTGGTTCCCTTTTTTGTTCCTTCAACTGTTATTCGACTTTACG GGGACGTAGCACATTTTGGTGCCGG GGTCTTCCTAGTGATTCAGTTAATAAGCATCATCAGTTTCATTAAATGGCTTGACGATTGTTGTCAATCGGACAAAAATGAAGACAAATG CCGAATTCATGGGATGTTACTTGCAACGACTGCGTACGTGGTTTGCATAATGGGGATCATTCTGATGTACATTTGGTATGCCCCAGCGCCATCTTGCTTTCTGAACATTTTCCTCATCACCTTCACATTAGCAATCCTCCAATTCATGACCAGTATCTCGCTCCACCCGAAA GTGAATGCTGGCCTCTTGACTCCAGGGTTTATGGGGCTTTATGTGGTTTTCCTCTGCTGGTGTGCCATTAGAAG CGAACCTCCAGACTCAAAGTGCATCAAGAAAGTTGAAGCTGCAACCAAATCAGATTGGCTTTCCATCATA AGCTTTGTTATTGCGGTTCTTGCAATCGTTATTGCGACGTTTTCAACAGGCATCGATTCCCAATGCTTTCAG GAGCCATGTATTTTGCAATGCTGCTCATTAGTTGGAACAGTCATCATACCACGAAAAA GTGGACAATTGATGTCGGTTGGACCAGCACTTGGGTCAGAATACTGA
- the LOC131302066 gene encoding uncharacterized protein LOC131302066 isoform X1 has protein sequence MDDATANSTIDRYAKFKKGSWFNQFWYGSNPWMARYVYGLMFLVATLLAWAVRDYGHTALKEMERLKECEGGKECLGTEGVLRVSLGCFIFYSIMFLSTVGTSKLNVVRELWHSGWWSAKILLMIGLTVVPFFVPSTVIRLYGDVAHFGAGVFLVIQLISIISFIKWLDDCCQSDKNEDKCRIHGMLLATTAYVVCIMGIILMYIWYAPAPSCFLNIFLITFTLAILQFMTSISLHPKVNAGLLTPGFMGLYVVFLCWCAIRSEPPDSKCIKKVEAATKSDWLSIISFVIAVLAIVIATFSTGIDSQCFQFTKDVKEKESEDDVPYGFGFFHFVFATGAMYFAMLLISWNSHHTTKKWTIDVGWTSTWVRILNELLAACLYAWMQVAPSVWKSRQTAGSV, from the exons ATGGATGATGCCACAGCAAACAGCACCATTGACCGGTATGCCAAGTTCAAGAAGGGCTCTTGGTTCAATCAGTTCTGGTATGGCTCCAACCCATGGATGGCTAGATATGTCTACGGCTTAATGTTTCTTGTTGCAACTTTGCTTGCGTGGGCTGTTCGTGATTATGGCCATACAGcattgaaggaaatggaaa GACTCAAGGAATGCGAAGGTGGCAAAGAATGTTTGGGTACAGAAGGCGTTTTGCGTGTGAGCTTAGGATGTTTT ATTTTCTATTCCATAATGTTTCTCTCTACGGTTGGTACCTCAAAATTGAATGTAGTTAGAGAGTTATGGCATTCCGGATGGTGGTCTGCCAAGATTCTCCTGATGATTGGACTTACAGTGGTTCCCTTTTTTGTTCCTTCAACTGTTATTCGACTTTACG GGGACGTAGCACATTTTGGTGCCGG GGTCTTCCTAGTGATTCAGTTAATAAGCATCATCAGTTTCATTAAATGGCTTGACGATTGTTGTCAATCGGACAAAAATGAAGACAAATG CCGAATTCATGGGATGTTACTTGCAACGACTGCGTACGTGGTTTGCATAATGGGGATCATTCTGATGTACATTTGGTATGCCCCAGCGCCATCTTGCTTTCTGAACATTTTCCTCATCACCTTCACATTAGCAATCCTCCAATTCATGACCAGTATCTCGCTCCACCCGAAA GTGAATGCTGGCCTCTTGACTCCAGGGTTTATGGGGCTTTATGTGGTTTTCCTCTGCTGGTGTGCCATTAGAAG CGAACCTCCAGACTCAAAGTGCATCAAGAAAGTTGAAGCTGCAACCAAATCAGATTGGCTTTCCATCATA AGCTTTGTTATTGCGGTTCTTGCAATCGTTATTGCGACGTTTTCAACAGGCATCGATTCCCAATGCTTTCAG TTTACGAAGGATGTGAAAGAGAAAGAGTCTGAAGACGATGTACCATATGGTTTTGGCttcttccattttgtttttgccACAGGAGCCATGTATTTTGCAATGCTGCTCATTAGTTGGAACAGTCATCATACCACGAAAAA GTGGACAATTGATGTCGGTTGGACCAGCACTTGGGTCAGAATACTGAATGAATTGCTGGCTGCTTGTCTTTATG CATGGATGCAGGTAGCTCCAAGTGTATGGAAAAGCAGACAAACAGCTGGATCAGTTTAA